A stretch of the Aegilops tauschii subsp. strangulata cultivar AL8/78 chromosome 4, Aet v6.0, whole genome shotgun sequence genome encodes the following:
- the LOC109772783 gene encoding short-chain dehydrogenase TIC 32 B, chloroplastic isoform X2 → MLQAARYLLGSPGASGFGSKSTADEVTAACPDLGSLTAIITGATSGIGAETARVLAKRGARVVIPARSVKAAEDMRARILGECPGADILVLHLDLSSLASVRDFARRFLSLGLPLDLLINNAGKFSHGQLALSEDGVEMTFATNYLGHFLLTKLLLGKMAETAAATGVQGRIVNVSSSVHGWFSGDWADYLKLVTRRKIPYDATQAYAVSKLANVLHTKELAARLQEMGADVTVNCVHPGIVRTRLNRDREGLITDLVFVLLSKLLKTIPQVRLRRPRATRRCTRGWPVCPAATWPTATRLSHRRPPQAAARPRGCGRRRRT, encoded by the exons ATGCTGCAGGCGGCCAGGTACCTGCTGGGCTCACCGGGCGCCAGCGGGTTCGGCTCCAAGTCCACCGCCGACGAGGTCACGGCCGCCTGCCCCGACCTCGGCTCgctcaccgccatcatcaccggcgccacaTCGGGGATCGGGGCGGAGACGGCGCGGGTGCTGGCCAAGCGCGGGGCGAGGGTGGTCATCCCGGCGCGGAGCGTCAAGGCGGCCGAGGACATGCGCGCGCGCATCCTGGGCGAGTGCCCCGGCGCCGACATCCTCGTGCTGCACCTCGACCTCAGCTCGCTCGCCTCCGTCCGTGACTTTGCCCGCCGCTTCCTCTCACTCGGCCTGCCCCTCGACCTCCTCATCAACAACGCCGGCAAGTTCTCGCACGGCCAGCTCGCGCTGTCCGAGGACGGCGTGGAGATGACCTTCGCCACCAACTACCTCGGCCATTTCCTCCTGACGAAGCTTCTGCTGGGGAAGATGGCGGAGACAGCGGCGGCCACGGGGGTGCAGGGGCGCATCGTGAACGTGTCGTCCAGCGTGCACGGCTGGTTCTCCGGCGACTGGGCCGACTACCTCAAGCTCGTCACCCGCCGCAAGAT ACCCTACGACGCGACGCAGGCTTACGCGGTGTCCAAGCTCGCCAACGTGCTGCACACCAAGGAGCTCGCCGCCCGCCTCCAGGAGATGGGCGCGGACGTGACGGTGAACTGCGTGCACCCGGGCATCGTGAGGACGCGCCTCAACCGCGACCGAGAGGGCCTCATCACAGATCTCGTCTTCGTGCTGCTCTCCAAGCTGCTCAAGACCATCCCTCAGGTCAG GCTGCGGCGACCACGTGCTACGCGGCGGTGCACCCGAGGCTGGCCGGTGTGTCCGGCCGCTACTTGGCCGACTGCAACGAGGCTCTCCCATCGCCGGCCGCCGCAAGCCGCAGCGAGGCCGCGCGGCTGTGGCAGGCGTCGGAGGACATGA
- the LOC109772783 gene encoding short-chain dehydrogenase TIC 32 B, chloroplastic isoform X1 — protein sequence MLQAARYLLGSPGASGFGSKSTADEVTAACPDLGSLTAIITGATSGIGAETARVLAKRGARVVIPARSVKAAEDMRARILGECPGADILVLHLDLSSLASVRDFARRFLSLGLPLDLLINNAGKFSHGQLALSEDGVEMTFATNYLGHFLLTKLLLGKMAETAAATGVQGRIVNVSSSVHGWFSGDWADYLKLVTRRKIPYDATQAYAVSKLANVLHTKELAARLQEMGADVTVNCVHPGIVRTRLNRDREGLITDLVFVLLSKLLKTIPQAAATTCYAAVHPRLAGVSGRYLADCNEALPSPAAASRSEAARLWQASEDMISGSSQQGQVLQYGCWTGTSEHPTSLCPSTV from the exons ATGCTGCAGGCGGCCAGGTACCTGCTGGGCTCACCGGGCGCCAGCGGGTTCGGCTCCAAGTCCACCGCCGACGAGGTCACGGCCGCCTGCCCCGACCTCGGCTCgctcaccgccatcatcaccggcgccacaTCGGGGATCGGGGCGGAGACGGCGCGGGTGCTGGCCAAGCGCGGGGCGAGGGTGGTCATCCCGGCGCGGAGCGTCAAGGCGGCCGAGGACATGCGCGCGCGCATCCTGGGCGAGTGCCCCGGCGCCGACATCCTCGTGCTGCACCTCGACCTCAGCTCGCTCGCCTCCGTCCGTGACTTTGCCCGCCGCTTCCTCTCACTCGGCCTGCCCCTCGACCTCCTCATCAACAACGCCGGCAAGTTCTCGCACGGCCAGCTCGCGCTGTCCGAGGACGGCGTGGAGATGACCTTCGCCACCAACTACCTCGGCCATTTCCTCCTGACGAAGCTTCTGCTGGGGAAGATGGCGGAGACAGCGGCGGCCACGGGGGTGCAGGGGCGCATCGTGAACGTGTCGTCCAGCGTGCACGGCTGGTTCTCCGGCGACTGGGCCGACTACCTCAAGCTCGTCACCCGCCGCAAGAT ACCCTACGACGCGACGCAGGCTTACGCGGTGTCCAAGCTCGCCAACGTGCTGCACACCAAGGAGCTCGCCGCCCGCCTCCAGGAGATGGGCGCGGACGTGACGGTGAACTGCGTGCACCCGGGCATCGTGAGGACGCGCCTCAACCGCGACCGAGAGGGCCTCATCACAGATCTCGTCTTCGTGCTGCTCTCCAAGCTGCTCAAGACCATCCCTCAG GCTGCGGCGACCACGTGCTACGCGGCGGTGCACCCGAGGCTGGCCGGTGTGTCCGGCCGCTACTTGGCCGACTGCAACGAGGCTCTCCCATCGCCGGCCGCCGCAAGCCGCAGCGAGGCCGCGCGGCTGTGGCAGGCGTCGGAGGACATGATCAGCGGCTCGAGTCAACAAGGACAAGTACTCCAATACGGCTGCTGGACAGGAACATCAGAGCATCCGACTAGTTTGTGTCCATCAACCGTGTAA